A window from uncultured Fibrobacter sp. encodes these proteins:
- a CDS encoding CHASE2 domain-containing protein, translating into MKNTKLPKRLKKILAGFTASTIVVIAILIFGSTQNDMTGTSRESAESLENIFYDLFFKGRSFVDDHDIGLSDKITIADGYDPSILIVDIDEPSLEKLGPFNEWDRDIHANVVKNLSAGGASGIGFDIIFKTADFGKKKAEQVLQVLGNIAPETPWDSTYPNILASFNYDSMLVSAIHESNNTIVCDMFGEAKAYKHESQWRKLSGEARAREIGFGSTINSNQVDHIENIEPKDLLDNIFPELAQAGAGVGTVNAYPDNDGVVRRITMFYRFPNMDLPATTDSSLAEVSRIDSSHIYSTMSLMTVLHLFHRDPKDITIKMGEYIDIGKPFGIYRDSSGFYHTTYPNFSYPMFVALREKLKEKKIEKTASKNFVDVTNKIIAIKDTLGKVSFDITGQDDILEGKIVKTMMRITEATLDSVEEGSPLKIGKNITLELDEDEDDGNHFVINGTGSDEDEEEGIPVSRNIIRTLQFFADSIKKIPAGKSVHLSMDMDIHYDKEHKRWHSSQVILSDAVIRDIQNTSDDRINNLKPGEELRFGPVKRIPIDSYGRYQVNFKGRYNVVESKRTFQHLSYKDVSTGNVDAGVYQGKIFILGSAAAALFDFVPVPSEENYPAVLIHATIIKNILEDDYIVTLAEKYQRVIVIILALVCLLLGLYFKSYLSVALSLILMGIYIVVAYKYFESGLYIGVSKQLLAMLLTNISALVVQFYFENKEKSFINNAFKQYISPELIDAMVDQEIMPTLGGEKSNITAYFTDIASFSTFSEKIGDPSKLVELLNEYLTAMTDTLLSNKGTLDKYEGDAIIAFFGAPMPLENHAQSACDSAIDMQNKLLQLRKKWASEGNKWPKVVHDMHMRIGINSGDIVTGNMGSTMRKNYTMMGDAVNLAARLESAAKQYGAYIQISEDTQKHLDEGRFIYRSLDTIRVIGKSQPVKTFELLEKTGCENEATLTELVGIWEKARSCYLNMEWDNAKALFEQCLEIEPHHPDRDPGSKTTPSHIYIKRCEAYKINPPVAPGEEWDGVFTATEK; encoded by the coding sequence ATGAAGAACACCAAGTTACCCAAGCGATTAAAGAAGATTCTTGCGGGCTTTACCGCATCGACTATCGTTGTCATTGCGATCCTTATTTTTGGAAGTACACAAAACGACATGACCGGGACTTCCCGCGAAAGTGCGGAATCGCTCGAAAACATTTTTTACGACCTGTTTTTTAAGGGCCGCTCCTTTGTAGACGACCACGACATCGGACTGAGCGACAAGATTACCATTGCCGACGGTTACGACCCAAGCATCCTGATTGTAGATATCGATGAACCTTCGCTAGAAAAATTGGGTCCCTTTAACGAATGGGACCGCGACATTCACGCAAACGTCGTTAAGAACCTGAGTGCCGGTGGCGCATCGGGTATCGGCTTCGATATCATTTTCAAGACTGCCGATTTTGGAAAGAAAAAAGCAGAACAGGTGCTACAGGTTTTGGGCAACATCGCTCCCGAAACCCCCTGGGATTCCACCTATCCGAATATTCTCGCCAGTTTCAACTACGACTCCATGCTCGTGTCCGCCATTCACGAAAGCAACAACACCATCGTCTGCGACATGTTTGGCGAAGCCAAGGCCTATAAGCATGAATCTCAATGGAGAAAATTGAGCGGCGAGGCGCGCGCAAGGGAAATCGGCTTTGGTTCGACCATCAACAGTAACCAGGTCGACCATATCGAAAACATCGAGCCCAAGGACCTTCTGGACAATATCTTCCCCGAACTGGCTCAGGCAGGAGCTGGTGTCGGTACCGTAAACGCATACCCGGACAACGACGGTGTGGTTCGCCGCATCACGATGTTCTACCGATTCCCCAACATGGACCTTCCTGCAACAACCGACTCTTCGCTTGCAGAAGTCAGCAGAATCGACTCCAGCCACATCTACTCCACGATGTCGCTCATGACTGTCTTGCACCTGTTCCACAGGGATCCCAAGGACATCACCATCAAGATGGGCGAATACATCGACATCGGAAAGCCCTTCGGAATTTACAGGGACTCCAGCGGATTTTACCACACCACCTACCCCAATTTCAGCTACCCCATGTTCGTGGCTCTCCGCGAAAAGCTGAAGGAAAAGAAAATCGAAAAAACGGCAAGCAAGAACTTTGTCGACGTCACCAACAAGATTATCGCCATCAAGGACACCCTTGGAAAAGTTTCCTTCGACATTACCGGTCAAGACGACATTCTTGAAGGAAAAATCGTCAAGACAATGATGCGCATCACGGAGGCGACACTCGATTCCGTAGAAGAAGGCTCTCCGCTTAAAATCGGAAAGAACATCACCCTCGAACTCGACGAAGACGAAGATGACGGAAACCATTTCGTAATTAACGGAACCGGCTCCGATGAAGACGAAGAGGAAGGCATTCCTGTTTCAAGAAACATCATCAGGACGCTCCAGTTCTTTGCGGACTCCATCAAGAAAATTCCTGCAGGAAAGTCGGTGCACCTGTCCATGGATATGGACATTCATTACGACAAGGAACACAAGCGTTGGCATTCTAGCCAGGTGATTCTATCCGATGCTGTCATACGCGACATTCAGAATACCAGCGACGACAGAATCAACAACCTAAAACCCGGTGAAGAACTCCGATTCGGCCCCGTCAAGCGCATTCCTATAGACAGCTACGGACGCTACCAGGTCAACTTCAAGGGGCGTTACAACGTCGTCGAATCCAAGCGAACTTTCCAGCACCTTTCCTATAAGGATGTTTCCACAGGTAATGTCGATGCCGGTGTCTACCAGGGAAAAATTTTCATCCTGGGTTCCGCTGCTGCGGCTCTATTCGACTTCGTTCCAGTCCCGAGTGAAGAAAACTACCCCGCCGTTCTCATTCACGCCACCATCATCAAGAACATTCTCGAAGACGACTACATTGTGACCCTGGCCGAAAAATACCAGCGCGTCATCGTCATCATTCTCGCACTGGTCTGCTTGCTTTTGGGCCTTTACTTCAAGAGTTACCTGTCCGTCGCCCTTTCCCTTATCTTGATGGGCATCTACATCGTGGTCGCGTACAAGTATTTCGAAAGCGGACTCTACATCGGCGTATCCAAGCAGTTGCTTGCCATGCTCCTCACCAACATTTCGGCTCTGGTGGTCCAGTTCTATTTCGAAAACAAGGAAAAGAGCTTTATCAACAACGCGTTCAAGCAATACATTTCTCCGGAACTGATCGACGCCATGGTGGACCAGGAAATCATGCCGACCCTGGGTGGCGAAAAATCGAACATCACGGCCTACTTTACCGACATCGCCAGTTTCTCTACGTTCTCCGAAAAAATCGGTGACCCGAGTAAGCTCGTCGAACTTTTGAACGAATACCTTACCGCCATGACCGACACGCTACTCAGCAACAAGGGTACGCTCGACAAGTACGAAGGTGATGCCATTATCGCCTTCTTCGGAGCGCCGATGCCTTTGGAAAACCACGCCCAAAGTGCCTGCGACTCCGCAATCGACATGCAGAACAAACTTTTGCAGCTCCGCAAGAAATGGGCAAGCGAAGGGAACAAGTGGCCCAAAGTCGTCCACGACATGCACATGCGAATCGGTATCAACTCCGGCGACATCGTGACGGGAAACATGGGTTCTACCATGCGAAAGAACTACACCATGATGGGTGATGCCGTGAACCTCGCTGCACGCCTAGAAAGTGCCGCCAAGCAGTACGGTGCCTATATTCAAATTAGCGAGGACACCCAGAAGCACCTGGACGAAGGCCGTTTCATCTACCGTTCGCTCGACACCATCCGCGTGATAGGCAAGAGCCAGCCGGTCAAGACATTCGAATTGCTGGAAAAGACCGGTTGCGAAAACGAGGCTACCCTCACCGAACTCGTCGGCATTTGGGAAAAGGCCCGCTCCTGCTACCTGAATATGGAATGGGACAACGCCAAGGCCCTGTTCGAGCAGTGCCTAGAAATCGAGCCGCATCACCCCGACCGCGACCCCGGCAGCAAGACAACCCCGTCGCACATTTACATCAAGCGCTGCGAAGCGTATAAAATAAACCCGCCAGTGGCACCTGGCGAGGAATGGGACGGCGTATTCACCGCTACAGAAAAATAG
- the panC gene encoding pantoate--beta-alanine ligase codes for MQIVTTVESLRKILKPLSKEGKVIGLVPTMGALHDGHGALIKESVKDCDITVVSVFLNPIQFGKNEDLDKYPKRLEADANFAASLGADYVFAPSVQEMYPDGDPLTLVRDETLECMYCGAYRPGHFRGVLTVVSKLFLISGCNHAYFGEKDYQQVFLIERMVKDLNFDLTIHRVKLVREETGLALSSRNEYLSEDERSRALGIYDGLTQAKAAYEAGERSVSKIRDIVLKSILAARGIVQFVEVVNQKDLQKFSGMLAPEDKVVILVAAFFGKTRLIDNIELN; via the coding sequence ATGCAAATCGTAACTACTGTTGAATCTCTCCGTAAAATTCTCAAACCGCTTTCCAAGGAAGGCAAGGTGATTGGGCTTGTACCGACCATGGGAGCCCTTCACGATGGGCACGGAGCGCTTATTAAGGAGTCCGTCAAGGACTGCGACATTACGGTGGTTAGTGTGTTTTTGAACCCGATCCAGTTCGGGAAAAACGAGGATTTGGACAAGTACCCGAAACGTCTTGAAGCCGATGCCAATTTCGCGGCGTCCCTTGGGGCCGATTATGTGTTTGCACCGAGTGTGCAGGAAATGTACCCCGATGGAGATCCGCTCACGCTTGTGCGCGACGAAACTCTCGAATGCATGTATTGCGGCGCCTACCGTCCGGGGCATTTCCGTGGAGTTCTCACGGTGGTGTCCAAGCTGTTCCTGATTTCGGGTTGCAACCATGCCTATTTTGGTGAAAAGGACTACCAGCAGGTATTCCTTATCGAACGCATGGTGAAGGACTTGAACTTTGACTTGACGATTCATCGCGTCAAGCTGGTGCGCGAAGAGACCGGTCTTGCCCTTTCGAGCCGCAACGAATACCTGAGCGAAGACGAACGCAGCCGTGCTCTGGGCATTTATGACGGCTTGACGCAGGCGAAGGCCGCCTATGAGGCGGGCGAACGCAGCGTCTCCAAGATTCGCGACATTGTGCTGAAGTCTATCCTTGCCGCTCGCGGCATCGTGCAGTTCGTGGAAGTCGTCAACCAGAAGGACTTGCAGAAGTTCTCCGGAATGCTCGCTCCCGAAGATAAGGTTGTCATCTTGGTGGCCGCCTTCTTCGGAAAGACAAGACTCATCGACAATATCGAGTTGAATTGA
- a CDS encoding deoxynucleoside kinase, with the protein MLKEKGVHFLAIEGAIGVGKTSLARIISERWKAMFIEENFIENPFLEKFYQNKEAYAFQTQLFFLLDRLKQLQNSALQSDLFRDLLVSDYTFDKDQIFAAQNLSESEYAMYEQVARALNHDVPRPDLVVYLQASVPTLLKRIHGRGRAMEKTIEGSYLSGLMERFDQHFWNYPYAPVLIINTDNIDFVHNEAHLQLVLDAIASCPKQTTYFVPEGK; encoded by the coding sequence ATGCTGAAAGAAAAAGGCGTCCATTTCTTAGCGATAGAAGGGGCTATCGGAGTCGGCAAGACTTCGCTTGCACGGATTATCTCCGAACGTTGGAAAGCGATGTTTATCGAAGAAAATTTTATCGAGAACCCGTTTCTTGAAAAATTTTACCAGAACAAAGAGGCTTACGCGTTCCAGACTCAGCTGTTTTTCTTGCTGGACCGCCTCAAGCAGTTGCAGAATTCCGCCCTTCAAAGCGACCTTTTCCGCGACCTGCTGGTAAGCGATTACACCTTTGACAAAGACCAGATTTTTGCAGCGCAGAACTTGTCTGAAAGCGAATACGCCATGTACGAACAGGTAGCGCGCGCCCTGAATCACGATGTTCCGCGACCGGACCTTGTTGTTTACCTGCAAGCGTCGGTGCCGACACTTCTAAAACGCATTCACGGCCGTGGGCGTGCCATGGAAAAGACCATCGAAGGTTCTTACCTGAGCGGACTCATGGAACGCTTCGACCAACATTTTTGGAATTACCCTTATGCGCCCGTGCTGATTATCAATACGGACAATATTGATTTTGTTCATAACGAGGCCCATTTACAGCTGGTGCTGGATGCCATTGCCTCGTGCCCGAAACAGACGACTTATTTTGTTCCAGAAGGTAAATAA
- the folK gene encoding 2-amino-4-hydroxy-6-hydroxymethyldihydropteridine diphosphokinase: MDSLERVFVALGSNLPSRSKHLSEGREMLRKISAGGWLESPIYETPPVGPAGQGPYFNQVVSFWYSGTSTRLLHYLKGAEFVLGRKPRGHWNSREIDLDLLYFGKEVHQGRPNLPHPQIVNRQFVLVPLNDIAPEWDDPQVGVKVKQLLSDLLQKEEKIPFRVITSEEP, translated from the coding sequence GTGGATTCATTAGAACGAGTTTTTGTCGCGTTGGGATCGAACCTCCCCAGTCGCTCTAAGCATTTGAGCGAGGGTCGCGAAATGCTCCGCAAAATTTCGGCGGGCGGATGGTTGGAAAGCCCCATCTATGAAACTCCTCCGGTCGGACCGGCGGGTCAGGGGCCCTATTTCAACCAGGTCGTGAGTTTCTGGTATTCGGGAACGTCTACTCGCTTGCTCCATTATCTGAAAGGTGCCGAGTTTGTACTGGGCAGAAAACCCCGCGGACATTGGAATTCTCGTGAAATAGACCTCGATCTCCTTTATTTTGGAAAGGAAGTCCACCAGGGGAGGCCGAATCTTCCGCATCCGCAAATTGTAAACCGCCAGTTTGTTCTGGTGCCCTTGAACGATATTGCTCCGGAATGGGACGATCCGCAGGTGGGAGTCAAGGTCAAACAATTGCTTTCGGACCTCTTGCAGAAAGAAGAAAAAATCCCGTTCCGCGTCATTACTTCGGAGGAACCCTGA
- the rho gene encoding transcription termination factor Rho — translation MAPIKKNSKVTHLADQESTGMEIPAELDLKFDNDTEEKAAKPKRGRPAKAKSDKKSSAKHTENESAPEQENSVAQENSNVAEPEFQAQPEEFKPVSPIPAENPVSVEGAEQVNASAETASENPSTENAENAQGENAQNDGGQQKFQNQQNRRFDKFGKNNRRFDKNNRQNRNFQPEEEDPTPLPEPDSEAWNKARECWSKYRKMTMSDLQELASQKENLDFRRYRKQSLGLLLQSLENENNIVYAEGLLEITPQGHGFLRNTEFNYQQGPDDVYVSQNLIRKLGLKVGDTVAGLARPPRDQQDKYYALRRVDKVNFEDPEKIKRRVAFEYLTPIHPNEKIKLEWNSEEFSTRVMDLFSPIGKGQRSIILAPPRTGKTILLQNMVRAIAKNHPEIIIMVLLIDERPEEVTEMREIVGKLVENNPNLRAEVVASTFDEPPDHHARVATMVLEKAKRLVEQQKDVVVLLDSITRFARANNVVIPHSGKILSGGVDANAMQFPKKFFGAARKIADKLGDFMRDSNGQIVLANTGDPENPTEPVREIIQKNGSLTIIGTALIETGSRMDEVIFEEFKGTGNMELVLDRRLAERRTWPAIDIFKSGTRKEERLLTMHERNVIWNFRQGTQNDTENGVMDKLIKFMKQNKTNADLIEFMAKARDSVNR, via the coding sequence GTGGCTCCAATAAAAAAGAATTCCAAAGTTACTCACTTGGCTGACCAGGAATCTACAGGCATGGAAATTCCTGCAGAACTCGATCTTAAATTCGATAACGATACAGAAGAAAAAGCGGCAAAGCCCAAACGCGGAAGGCCTGCTAAGGCAAAATCGGACAAGAAAAGCTCCGCAAAGCACACCGAAAACGAATCCGCACCCGAACAAGAAAACTCTGTCGCACAAGAAAACAGCAACGTTGCAGAACCTGAGTTTCAGGCTCAACCCGAAGAATTCAAGCCCGTAAGTCCGATTCCCGCAGAAAATCCTGTTTCCGTCGAAGGGGCCGAGCAGGTAAATGCAAGCGCAGAAACCGCAAGCGAAAACCCGTCGACTGAAAATGCAGAAAACGCTCAGGGCGAAAATGCTCAGAACGATGGCGGTCAGCAGAAATTCCAGAACCAGCAAAACCGTCGTTTCGACAAGTTCGGCAAGAACAACCGCCGTTTCGACAAGAACAATCGCCAGAACAGGAATTTCCAGCCCGAAGAAGAAGACCCGACTCCGCTCCCGGAACCGGACTCCGAAGCATGGAACAAGGCACGCGAATGTTGGAGCAAGTACCGCAAGATGACCATGAGCGACTTGCAGGAACTCGCCTCCCAAAAGGAAAATCTGGACTTTAGGCGTTACCGCAAGCAGTCTCTTGGCCTTTTATTGCAGAGTCTCGAAAACGAGAACAATATCGTCTATGCGGAAGGCCTTCTTGAAATCACTCCGCAAGGTCACGGATTCCTTCGCAATACGGAATTCAACTACCAGCAGGGCCCGGACGACGTCTACGTGAGCCAGAACCTGATTCGCAAGCTCGGCCTGAAAGTCGGCGACACCGTTGCAGGTCTTGCCCGCCCCCCGCGCGATCAGCAAGACAAGTACTACGCCCTTCGCCGTGTAGACAAGGTTAATTTCGAAGACCCCGAAAAAATCAAGCGCCGCGTGGCATTCGAATACCTGACCCCGATTCACCCGAACGAAAAGATTAAGCTGGAATGGAACTCTGAAGAATTCAGCACCCGCGTCATGGATCTGTTCTCGCCCATCGGAAAAGGCCAGCGCAGTATTATTCTAGCCCCTCCGCGTACCGGTAAGACCATTCTCTTGCAGAACATGGTGCGTGCGATCGCGAAGAACCATCCCGAAATTATCATCATGGTTCTTTTGATTGACGAACGCCCCGAAGAAGTGACCGAAATGCGCGAAATCGTCGGAAAGCTCGTCGAAAACAACCCGAACCTGCGTGCCGAAGTAGTCGCCTCGACCTTCGACGAACCGCCTGACCATCACGCCCGCGTGGCCACCATGGTCCTTGAAAAGGCAAAGCGCCTGGTCGAACAGCAAAAGGACGTCGTGGTGCTCCTCGATTCCATCACCCGATTCGCCCGCGCAAACAACGTTGTCATTCCGCACTCCGGCAAGATTCTTTCGGGCGGCGTGGACGCAAACGCCATGCAGTTCCCCAAGAAATTCTTCGGTGCAGCCCGTAAGATTGCAGACAAACTTGGCGACTTCATGAGAGACTCCAACGGTCAAATCGTCCTCGCCAATACGGGCGACCCCGAAAATCCGACAGAACCCGTACGCGAAATTATCCAGAAAAACGGCTCTCTCACCATTATCGGCACGGCCCTGATTGAAACGGGTAGCCGCATGGACGAAGTGATTTTCGAAGAATTCAAGGGTACCGGCAACATGGAACTGGTCCTTGACCGCCGTCTCGCCGAAAGACGCACCTGGCCCGCCATTGACATCTTCAAGTCCGGCACCCGTAAAGAAGAACGCCTCCTTACGATGCACGAACGCAATGTCATCTGGAATTTCCGCCAGGGAACGCAGAACGACACTGAAAACGGAGTCATGGACAAACTCATCAAGTTCATGAAACAGAACAAGACCAATGCCGATTTGATTGAATTTATGGCAAAGGCCAGGGACAGCGTTAATCGATAA
- the proC gene encoding pyrroline-5-carboxylate reductase, giving the protein MSEKIFFAGTGNMGGAILRGLLKAGTDASTIFFFDPSDKAAAEVSALGCVRVGSFAEGINKADVTFLCVKPQIFKLVSAEWKAAAAAEKSTKTFVSIMAGVTRKALIEVLGEKNQILRVMPNLPLTVGKGSVGLATDGVTEETLAIAERIFGNIGVTCRVAESLMDAVTGLSGSAPAYVFEFIEGLTRGGVKAGLTRDVALKLALGTIEGSVELVKQSGKSPSDLCAMVCSPAGTTIAGINALEEGAFRSTLIKAVVAGTDRSKELGK; this is encoded by the coding sequence ATGTCAGAAAAAATCTTTTTCGCAGGCACCGGCAACATGGGAGGAGCAATTCTCCGCGGTCTTTTGAAGGCCGGAACCGACGCATCCACCATTTTCTTCTTTGACCCCTCCGACAAGGCCGCCGCCGAAGTTTCCGCTCTCGGTTGCGTACGCGTAGGTAGCTTTGCAGAAGGCATCAACAAGGCAGACGTCACCTTCCTTTGCGTGAAGCCGCAGATTTTCAAGCTGGTGAGCGCCGAATGGAAAGCCGCTGCAGCCGCCGAAAAGTCCACGAAGACTTTCGTGAGCATTATGGCAGGCGTGACTCGCAAGGCCCTTATCGAAGTCCTGGGCGAAAAGAACCAGATTCTCCGCGTAATGCCGAACTTGCCGCTTACAGTCGGCAAGGGTTCCGTGGGACTTGCCACTGACGGCGTCACCGAAGAAACCCTCGCCATTGCCGAACGTATTTTCGGAAACATCGGCGTCACCTGCCGCGTGGCCGAATCGCTGATGGATGCGGTCACCGGACTTTCGGGCAGCGCTCCCGCCTACGTTTTCGAATTCATCGAAGGCCTTACCCGCGGTGGCGTGAAGGCTGGCCTTACCCGCGATGTCGCTCTCAAGCTCGCCCTTGGCACCATCGAAGGTAGCGTCGAACTCGTGAAGCAGTCCGGCAAGAGCCCCAGCGACCTCTGCGCCATGGTCTGCTCGCCTGCAGGCACCACCATCGCGGGCATCAACGCCCTCGAAGAAGGCGCCTTCCGCAGCACGCTCATCAAGGCAGTCGTTGCCGGCACCGATCGCAGCAAGGAACTGGGAAAGTAA
- a CDS encoding sigma-54-dependent Fis family transcriptional regulator translates to MATFNLFAKDNATSSFIQDVLSSVDYQVDIFRDIPSADAIPQVPLVIWDLDSFPKQSLQMLRLFREKSPDTLILAYAESPEQLSGISNKLYDSFLSVESLKLHLMSQIAKLKEIRTARQIFNERMSHLVGKSPAMQQLRKTVQRAIVHTGPVLIQGETGVGKELIARAVGCMYEKFITVNCSAIPENLFESELFGHTRGAFTGAQNERIGLFEAADGGAIFLDEIGDMPLHAQVKLLRVLQNKEIRPIGSNKTKHIDVRIIAATNRDLLQEIAEKRFREDLYYRLNVIPMQLSPLRDRKEDIEDLANYFIHTYQGTGEHYTLSKDALRKLQEYDWPGNIRELENVIQRALCFTSAGILQPEDIQISGIAPSPNTSAAHAAPSAIHDDYESFRHKQLEQERDFLVEKIRKCNGSVRHAAEELGMLRTALYNRLNHLGVNIKEI, encoded by the coding sequence ATGGCGACCTTCAATCTATTCGCGAAAGATAATGCAACGTCCTCTTTTATACAGGACGTTCTTTCGTCGGTGGATTACCAGGTCGATATTTTCCGCGACATTCCCTCGGCAGACGCTATTCCGCAAGTGCCTCTTGTTATTTGGGATCTGGATTCATTCCCCAAGCAAAGCCTACAGATGCTTCGGCTTTTTCGGGAAAAGTCTCCGGATACCCTGATTCTTGCATACGCGGAAAGTCCCGAACAGCTCAGTGGAATTTCGAACAAGCTTTACGACAGTTTTCTTTCGGTGGAATCTTTAAAGCTCCACCTGATGTCGCAAATTGCAAAGCTGAAAGAAATCCGCACGGCGCGTCAAATTTTTAACGAGCGCATGAGCCACCTGGTCGGGAAAAGCCCTGCCATGCAACAGCTCCGAAAAACAGTCCAGCGGGCCATTGTGCATACCGGCCCCGTACTTATTCAAGGGGAAACCGGCGTCGGCAAGGAACTGATCGCCCGAGCAGTCGGCTGCATGTACGAAAAGTTCATCACCGTAAACTGTAGCGCCATTCCCGAAAACCTGTTCGAAAGCGAACTTTTTGGACACACCCGTGGAGCATTCACGGGGGCTCAAAATGAACGCATCGGTCTTTTTGAGGCAGCCGACGGCGGAGCCATTTTCCTCGACGAAATTGGAGATATGCCGCTACACGCCCAGGTCAAACTGCTGAGAGTCCTGCAGAACAAGGAAATCCGCCCAATCGGTTCCAACAAGACTAAGCATATCGATGTACGCATTATCGCGGCCACCAACAGGGATCTGCTGCAGGAAATCGCCGAAAAACGGTTCCGAGAAGACCTCTATTACCGCCTCAACGTGATTCCGATGCAGCTTTCGCCCCTCCGTGACCGTAAAGAAGACATCGAAGACCTAGCGAATTATTTTATTCACACCTACCAGGGAACCGGCGAACACTATACGCTTTCTAAGGACGCGCTCCGTAAGCTACAGGAATACGACTGGCCCGGCAACATTCGCGAACTCGAAAACGTCATTCAGCGGGCCCTCTGCTTTACAAGCGCCGGAATCCTTCAGCCCGAAGACATTCAAATCAGCGGAATCGCCCCCTCCCCTAACACAAGCGCCGCCCACGCCGCCCCCTCTGCAATTCACGACGATTATGAAAGTTTCCGCCACAAGCAATTAGAGCAGGAACGCGACTTTCTTGTCGAAAAAATCCGCAAATGCAACGGATCTGTACGCCATGCCGCCGAAGAACTCGGAATGTTACGCACCGCCCTATACAACCGCCTAAACCACCTCGGCGTGAACATCAAGGAGATTTAA